TGGTGATAGATGCTTTGTTTGAAGTGTCTGAAAAGGACGAAGAGTTTGATAAATCTGAGCTTCCCTGGGAATTGGAGGAACTACAAAGGGTTATAAGGGAAGCACCCGCAACGGATATTATGGATGACTTTGTCCTGTCCAAGAGCAGGTATGTAAAACTGGTGGTGGGGGATACGGTATATGTTAGCCTTACCGCACTATTGCGTCGGTTAAAGATAAACCCCACCTTTGAACGCATAAACCTTAAAAAGGTGTCTCAGCTCCTCAGGGAGCTGGGCGCCAAGCCAGAAAGGATTTATGTGGACGGCTACCGCATAAGAGCATGGAGGCTACCGGAAGGGGACTGGAGGGTTGTGGACACTATGGACACCACTGGACACTACAAAGGAGATGGTAGTGTCCACAAGGAAAGCCTTGAAACACGGGGCGCTGATGGATTTGTGGACACTATGGACACCATTGAGGAGGACGAAAAAAAAGTGATGAAAAAAAATTCCATTGAAAATGGGTGTGTGGTGTCCACAAGTGGGCATATTCAAAATGTTGAAACTCAAGCATTTGAGATAGGTATGGACACTATGGACAGTATGGACACTACCACTGGTGGGCAAAGTGTCCAGAGGGGGGACAAGAAGGTTGACGAAGACGATGACGACCTTAGTTGGCTGAACTTTTAGGATAGGAGGACTGGCTGTGGTAGAGAAGATAATAGGCCCTCCAGGAACTGGGAAAACGACGCAGGTGGTAAAAAGAACTGCAGAACTTGTAGGCCGCGGTGAGGTCAGGACTGATAAAATATGCGCTACTTCGCTGACAAGAGCCACAAAGTGGGCTCTCTTAGGAAAATTTCGCTCTAAGGGGGTCAACATAGGCGAGGAGAACATAAGAACGCTTCACTCTTGGGCATACAAGAGCTTTCTAAAAGATGGAAAGAAGCCACGCATCGTAAGTCAGAAAGAAATAGCTGAGTTTTTTAAAAACAAAGGTTTTGAGTATGAAATTCCTGACACAAGTGGGCAGGAAAACGAATATGCGGTTTATGAAACGGGGAAAGATGGAAACAGGCTTTTACAGATGTTTAATTTGGCGAGGATTACATGGGATGGGGAAGCCCCTTTAAGGCACACAAAGATGGTTTATAAACAGGTGGAGCAAGATTGTCCTGTTTCTTTCAGGACTTTTGTTTTGCTCTTTAAAGACTATATAAACTGGCTTAGGGACAACGATTTGTATGACTATACAAGACTACTGACGGAAGCCTTCAAGGGGGGTCTCTCTATTCAGGGGGACCTCCTCATACTTGATGAGTTTCAAGACCTCGGGAACCTGCACAACCTAATCGTAAAACGGTGGTTTGAGAACTTCAAATATGTCCTTGTGTGCGGCGATGACGACCAAGCCATCTTTACCTTTGCAGGCGCAACTCCAACCCACCTGATAAACCTACGGGGGGATAGAGAGTATGTCCTGCCTGTAAGCTATAGGCTACCAAGGGGAGTACATGAATTGGCTGAAGGGGTAATTAGTGCTAACAAGCAAAGAATACCGAAAACATTTAAGCCGAGGGATGAGACTGGAAGGGTCGACACACTTTTTAGCCTGGAAGACGCACTTGCCTTATTGCAGAATGGTGAAAAGAAAAGCCTTCTCCTTGCACGAAATAACTACTTTGTAGAACAGTGGAAGGAGATTTTGGATAGCTACAATATTCCTTATAAGGAAATTGGGAAACATGTTCCCATTCCCGCTCTCGCTACACATCTAAGAACGCTTAAAAGGATTAAGGAAGGCAAACCCGTTGACGACAAAGACATAATAACTCTTATTGCTTACCTGAAGGGGGCTATAAGAAAGCTAACGGGTAAAAAGCAGATAAGGACACACTTAATAGCGGAGATAGGAGAGTGTATAAAGAAGAGACAGTGGACAGGCACAGCGGGACAGGTAGCATACTGGATACTAACGCGTTCGCCTGAGGAACTGTTTACGGAACACGACGCCAAAGTAATAAAAAAATGGGAGAAAAGGGTGGAAGACCTCCATAAATGGCTAAACCCTGCTATACAGGTTGGGACAATACACAGCGCTAAGGGGCTGGAGGCGGACAGGGTGATTTTAGATACACGCATAACAAAAAAGGTAGTTGAAACCTTTATGCAGGAACCTGAGGCAGAAAGGAGAGTGCTTTATGTGGGTATAACAAGAGCTAAAGAGGAATTATACCTTCTACGGCTTGC
The DNA window shown above is from Hydrogenobacter thermophilus TK-6 and carries:
- a CDS encoding UvrD-helicase domain-containing protein, which encodes MVEKIIGPPGTGKTTQVVKRTAELVGRGEVRTDKICATSLTRATKWALLGKFRSKGVNIGEENIRTLHSWAYKSFLKDGKKPRIVSQKEIAEFFKNKGFEYEIPDTSGQENEYAVYETGKDGNRLLQMFNLARITWDGEAPLRHTKMVYKQVEQDCPVSFRTFVLLFKDYINWLRDNDLYDYTRLLTEAFKGGLSIQGDLLILDEFQDLGNLHNLIVKRWFENFKYVLVCGDDDQAIFTFAGATPTHLINLRGDREYVLPVSYRLPRGVHELAEGVISANKQRIPKTFKPRDETGRVDTLFSLEDALALLQNGEKKSLLLARNNYFVEQWKEILDSYNIPYKEIGKHVPIPALATHLRTLKRIKEGKPVDDKDIITLIAYLKGAIRKLTGKKQIRTHLIAEIGECIKKRQWTGTAGQVAYWILTRSPEELFTEHDAKVIKKWEKRVEDLHKWLNPAIQVGTIHSAKGLEADRVILDTRITKKVVETFMQEPEAERRVLYVGITRAKEELYLLRLAKSYTYEHLGLL